From Microbacterium rhizosphaerae:
GTCGGTCGGCATCTCCTGCCTCCTCCCGCCTTCGGGCACAACATCAGTCACATTAGCAACAACTGTCACAGGTTTGTGAGATACGGGTACATCCATGATGCGCCTCCTGCCCTCAGGAGGACACCCCCACACGCGGGGAGGTCGGCAGCGGCCGTTCTCGTACACGTGGCCCGATTCGCGTTCTCGTAGATGTTCCCTTATGCTTGATCTCCGGTAAGCGTGAGCCTCCGAGGTTCACCCGGCCCCATCGTTTAGCGGCCTAGGACGCCGCCCTTTCACGGCGGTAGCACGGGTTCGAATCCCGTTGGGGTCACTCTCACCACCACAATTTCACAAGCATGGCCCTGTAGCGCAGTTGGTTAGCGTGCCGCCCTGTCACGGCGGAGGTCGCGGGTTCAAGTCCCGTCAGGGTCGCTCCGAGCGACGGGCCCTTTCATTGCGGAGGGCCTTTCGTTTAGGACACGACATCCACGGATGCCGTGCGGCTCTGTAGCTCAGTTGGTAGAGCGTTCGACTGAAAATCGAAAGGTCACCGGATCGATGCCGGTCGGAGCCACAAGGGCGATCGTTACAATCGTCCCAGAGACCCTCGCGTAGCTTCTACATCGCGGGGGTTTCGCTTTTCCCCGGAATCACTCTGATCACGAGGCACGGCTGACTCGGATGTCCCCTGCTCGGTGTCCCGAGTCGACCAGGTGCCGACCCGGCAGTCGTCAGTGCGCCGTCGATTCTCGTTCGACGAGCGCGAAGTCGATCAGGACGCGGTGCTCAGGGGCCGATTCGGGGTTGGACAGCTGCTCAGCGAGCAACCGCACGGCGGTCTCGGCGATCTTCGAGCCGCCCAGATCGACGGTCGTGAGACTCGGGACGGAGTAGCGCGCCTCGGTGACGTTGTCGATGCCGATCACGGAGACGTCCCCAGGCACCCGCAGGCCGTTGTCCTCGAGGGTGCGCATCGCCCCGAGTGCGAGGCTGTCGTTGAACGCGAAGACGGAGTCGAACGCTGCGCCCCGTTCGATCAGCTGGTGCATCGCCGATGCACCGTCGGCACGGTCCCACACGTCCGCCTCGACGACGAGCCCGGCGTCGTACGGGATGCCGGCAGTGTGGAGCGCATCGCGATACCCCTGGAGGCGTAGTGCTCCTGCGCCGCCGGGAACGCTGCTGCGCGCGCCCAGCGCGGCGATGCGGCGGCACCCGATCCGGATGAGGTGCGACGTTGCGAGCTGCGCCGCTCCGCGCTGGTCAGAGCTGACGTACACGGCGGCACCGCCCACCGGGTGGTCGCCGAGGACGACGGTGGGCACAGAAAGGTCGACCGCCTCGAGCTCTTCGGAACGGTGGTCCATGGGGCTGAGGATCAGGCCATCCACATGCTGCAATCGCGCGCTCGCGAGAAATTCGCGCTCGCGCGCGGCATCACCGGTGCGGGCGATCTGCACCGCGAGCTGATGCTGCTCGGCCGCGTCGATCACCGCTTCGGCCAGCTCGGCGAAGTAGGCGACCGTGAGCGTCGGCACCGCGAGGCCGATGACACCGCTGCGCCCGGACCGCAGATTTCGCGCCGCGAGGTTCAGCTTGTAGTCGAGCTGAGCGATCGCCGCGTGGACGCGGTCGCGCGTCTCAGCGCTGACGTAGGGACGATCGTTGATCACATTCGAGACCGTCTTGGTGGATACGCCTGCCAGACGTGCGACGTCTTGCATCGTCGGGATCGGGTTCACAGCGGGGTCCTCATCGCGCCATCGTACATCGATGTAAGAAGACGGCCCGGAACTGTTGACGGATCGGTGAGCCCTCGCTTACTGTGTCTTACATCGATTACTTTCATCGATTACCGAAGGGCGACGACCCGAACCGACCGCCCGGGCCCCGCATCGCGGTTGAGCCCGTCACAAAGGAGTGCACCCCATGAAACGAATTCACGCCGCCGGCGCTGTGGCGACCGCTCTGGCCATCGCAGGTCTCTCGCTCACTGGCTGCTCCGGAGCCAGTCCGGCTCAGGGCGGCCCCGTCACGCTCACCTTCTGGCACGGCTACACGGAGGCAGACGGCAAGGTCCTGGACAAGATCGTCGCGGACTTCAACGCCCACCAGAAGAAGGTGAGGATCAAGACGGTCACCAAGACGTGGGCGGTCATCGGAGACACGCTGCTCACCGCTCTGTCCGCCAAGCAGGGGCCGGATCTGGTGGCGCTTCCCGCCGAGAACCTGCCCATCTATGCGGGCAAGCACGCGTTCCAGAAGCTCGACGACCTCTACGCGACGAGCGCGGTCAGTGGCGCTTCGCTCAACCCGAACGCGGTCGACATGGTGAAGGTCGACGGCGCGGCCTACGGCGCTCCGCTCGGGTTCGTCCCGCTCTCGGTGATCTACAACAAGACCCTGTTCCAGAAGGCGGGCATCACGTCGTTCCCGACAACATGGGACGAGTGGGTCGCGGATGCGGAGAAGCTCACGGTCGACACGAACGGCGATGGCACCCCCGAGCAGTACGGGCTCGCCCTCCCCGACCACGCAACCGTCGGAAACGGCGTGTGGCCGAGCTTGTTCTACGCCGGCGGCGGCGACCTGGTCAAGGGGTCGAAGTCGGTCATCGACTCGGCCTCGAACATCGACACTCTGACGTTCTGGGCGAAGGCCGTGCAGGAACGGAAGATCTCGCCCACGGGTCTCGACGGCATCGCATCGGACAAGCTCTTCTCCTCAGGCAAGGCCGCGATGGAGGTCGGCGGTCCGTGGATGGCGTCGGTGGCGACCGAGAACAAGATCGACTACGGCATCGCGGGCATCCCGGAAGGCCCCAAGGGACAGGCGGCGTCAGCGATCGGAATCTCCGCGGCGGTGACGTCGCAGGCGTCCGCTGCGCAGAAGGCCGGCGCGGAGGAGTTCCTGGCCTACCTGTACAGCAAGCCGGTTGCCACGGCGTGGTCGCTCGGCTCCGGCTGGCCGCCGCTGCGCACGGACATCCCGGCATCCGACGTGTCCTCGAACCCTGTCGTTGCCGCGCTGACTCCGCTCACTCCTGCGGCGCGACCATTGCTGCCGGGTGTCGCCAGCAGCAGCGATGTTCTCGCGGCCCTCGACGAGGCGACCCAGAAGGCGCTGGCCGGGGGCGACCCCGCAGCCGTCCTGAAGGCAGCCTCGACCACCGCGCAGACCGCGCTCGACAAGTGACCCATGGTGCCCGGGGAGCCACCCCCGGGCACCATCCTCCAGGAGAGTTCATGTCCGTCATCACACGCCCGCCACGGCGACGTGCCGTCTACCGGCCGCCGGCGCCGCTCGGCGGGCGGCCAGGCACCAGACGTGGGCAGGCGCGCATCGCACTGGCCTTCCTGCTCCCCGCGCTCGTCATCCTGCTCCTCTTCGTCGGCTGGCCCATGGTGTCGGCGCTGCGTCTGTCGTTCACCGACGCGAGCGGTCTCGGCGGCGAGAACTGGGTAGGCCTCGCGAACTACGTCCGCATCTTCACCGACCCGAGGATCCTCGGGACACTCGTGACGACCGCTTACTACACGGTGCTCTTCGCGCCGCTGGCGATCGCTGCGGCGCTCCTGCTCGCGATGCTGCTCAACAATCGGCGCCTGTTCGCGCGCGGCTTCTTCCGCACGGCGCTGTTCCTGCCGTTCGTCGTCTCACTCGCGGTCGCGGCGTTCGCGTGGACCTATCTGATCGACCCTCAGGTGGGTCTTGTCAGCTATTGGCTGCAGGGCCTCGGGATCCACCTCGGCAATGCTCTGCAGGATCCTGCGCTCGCGATGCCGACCGTGGTGCTCGTCGCGGTCTGGAAGAGCTTCGGCTTCTACATGGTGATCTTCATCGCGGGCCTGCAGGAGATCCCCGCCTCGCTGTATGAGGCCGCGACGATCGACGGTGCCGGCCCGTGGCGCCGTTTCACCAACGTCACTCTCCCCCAGTTGAACAACACGCTCGCGTTCGTCGTCGTCTTCGCGATGATCGCGGCGCTGCAGGCGTTCGACCAGATCTACGTGATGACCGGCGGCGGCCCGTACCGCACCACACAGACCGTGGTGATGGAGATCTACGACAAGGGGTTCAAGCAGCTCGATCTCGGGCTCGCCACAGCGCTGTCGTATGTGCTGCTGGCCGCCACGCTGATCCTGAGCCTCATCCAGTTCCGATTCTTCGGGCGTCGAGAGGGCGACATCGCATGAGCGTCACGATCGGTATCCGGCGGTCCCGGCGAGCGGCCGATCGCTGGCTTCTCACGGTCGCAGCACTCGTCGTCACTGCGCTCGTTCTGCTGCCCATCGTGATCATCGCGGCCACCGCCTTCAAGCCCGCGGCCGAGATCAACGCGTATCCGCCCACCCTGCTGGCGGCCGAGTGGACACTCGACAATTTCGCGCGCATCTTCCGTGATCTGCCCTTCGGGCGGCTCTTCGTGAACAGCTTCGTCTTCGCGGGCGGTGTCACGCTGTGCGCGCTCTTGTTCGACTCGCTCGCGGCCTACGCCCTCGCGCGCATCGATTTCGCGGGGAGCCGCCTGCTGCTCATCGTGATCGTGGCGAGTCTCATGATCCCGTTCCAGGCGACGCTCATCCCCGTGTACCAGCTCGTCGCGCAGTTCGGATGGGTGAACACCTTCGCGGGGATGATCATCCCGCGCGCCGCAGACGCCTTCGGCATCTTCTTCCTGCGCCAGTTCTTCGTGTCCCTCCCGCGCGATCTGGACAACGCTGCGCGCATCGATGGTGCGGGCGAGTTCCGCATCTTCCGCAGCATCGTGCTGCCGAACGCCGTGCCCGCACTCCTCACCCTCGGCATCTTCACGTTCGTCAACAACTGGAACGACCTGCTGTGGCCGCTCGTGATGACGACCGCGCCCGAGATGGGCACGATCACGTCCGGGCTGACGCTGCTCACCGGCCCGAGCGGCATCATCCCCTACGGCACGATGATGGCCGGCTCGCTGATCGCGGTGCTGCCGCTGGCCGTCATCTTCCTCATCATGCAGAGGCGCTTCATCGAGAGCGTCGCGACGACAGGACTGAAGTGACAGCGACGGACGACACTGGCACAGCGAACAGATGGTTCGCGGATGGCGCCCTGCACCTCGGCCTCGGCATCGAGGACACCTTCGTGCCGCAGGGTGGTCCGGGAGCGAGGCCCATCGACGAGTACGAGCTCACCGAGCACTACGTGCGGTGGCGCGAGGACATCGACCTCGCTGCGGACGTCGGGGCCGAATTCCTGCGCTGGGGGATCCCCTGGCATCGCGTGAATCCTGCGCCCGGCGAGTGGGACTGGGACTGGACCGATCGTGTGCTCGGCCGGATGAGCGAGCACGGCATCCGGCCGGTGGTCGATCTGCTCCACTACGGCACGCCGCTGTGGCTGGAGCGCCAGTTCGCGCACCCCGACTACTCGCGGCGGGTCGCCGAATACGCGGTCGCCGTGGCGGAGCGCTACGGCGACGCCGTCACCGACTACACGCCGGTGAATGAGCCGATGATCCACGTGCTGTTCTGCGGCGAGTACGGCTACTGGCCGCCCTATCTCACGGGCCAGGAAGGCGCGACCCGACTCGCGATGGCGATCGCGGACGGCTTCGCGCGCACCCAGCACGGCATCCGGGATGTGCTCGGCGAGCGCGCCGTGTTCGTGCACGTGGATGCGTCGATGCGATATGTGGGCGACGTCGAAGCTGCCGAGCACCGCGAGACGGCCGCCCGCCTGCGCCATCAGGCGTTCCTCGTCGAGGACCTCGTGACAGGCCGGGTCGACGATCGGCACCCGCTCGCCGCCATGCTGCTGAGCAACGGAGCCGACCCCGCTCTGCTCGGCGAGTTCATCCGGAACCCGGCGCGGCCGGACGTCATGGGAGTCAACTACTACCCTCGGCACTCCACCGAGGTTTTCGAGGCCGGCGTCCACCACGCCGGCGGCTTCGCGGACCCGCGCCCGACCCGCGATGACGGCGTGGCAGGTCTGCGCGAGATGATCGATGAGTACGCGCGACGTTACGGGGCGCCCGTCATGGTGACCGAGACCTGCGTGACAGGATCCGCCGAGGAGCGGATCGGCTGGCTTCGCGAGTCGGTCGATGAGGTGGCGCGGATGCGGCGATCCGGTACCCCCGTCGTCGGATACACCTGGTGGCCGCTGTTCGACATGTACGAGTGGACGTACCGGCATGGGACGGGACCGCGCGCCGAGCACCTGCTCACGATGGGGCTCTTCGATCTCGTGGAGTCGGCGGAAGGACTGCGCCGGGAACGCACGCCGGTGGCGGATGCGTTCCACGCGCTGGCACGGGCGTCGCAACGGGCGGTGGCGACCCCGAGTTGAGCCGGTGGATCGACCCGGATCTTCGGCGCTGCCGGTAGGGCACCCTCTCCCCTGCGCCATCACGCGAACCTCGCCCCCTCTACAGAAAGCACCGCATGCTCACCGCACGACTGACCATCGACCCGCACTTCACCGTCGGAACCGTTCAGCGCCGCCTGTTCGGCGGGTTCGTCGAACATCTCGGCCGCCACGTCTACGACGGCATCTACGAGCCGGGGCACCCGACCGCCGATGCCGACGGCTTCCGGGCGGATGTCATCGAGCTCGTGCGCGAGCTCGGGGTGTCGACCATCCGCTACCCCGGGGGCAACTTCGTCTCGGGCTTCCGCTGGGAAGACAGCGTCGGCCCGCGCGCGGAGCGACCGCGCCGCCTCGACCTGGCATGGCACTCGACCGAGACCAATGAGGTCGGCCTGCACGAGTTCGACGCCTGGCTCCAGAAGGTCGGCAGCGATCTGATGCTCGCAGTCAACCTCGGGACGCGGGGCACCTCCGAGGCGCTCGACCTGCTCGAGTACGCGAACATCCCTGCCGGCACGGCCCGAGCCGAGGAACGCAAGCGCAACGGACGCACCGAGCCGTTCGCGGTCGAGATGTGGTGCCTGGGCAATGAGATGGACGGACCCTGGCAGCTCGGCCACCGGTCAGCGGACGATTACGGCAAGCTCGCCGCGCGCACCGCGAGGGCGATGCGGATGCTCGATCCCCGCGTCAAGCTCGTGGTTTGCGGGTCGTCGAGCGCGCACATGCCGACGTTCGGCGAGTGGGAGCGCACGGTGCTCACGCACACCTACGACGACGTCGACTTCATCTCGTGCCACGCCTACTACGAGGAGCACGACGGCGACCTCGCATCCTTCCTCGCGTCGGCCGTCGACATGGACCGCTTCATCGAGACCGTCGTCGCGACGGCCGATCACGTGGGAGCCGTGCGCGGGTCGTCGAAGAAGATCGACATCTCGTTCGACGAATGGAACGTCTGGTACAGCTCACGCTTCGAGAACGTGGACAAGATCGAGGGCATCGATGAGTGGCCGGTGGCGCCTCGCCTGCTCGAGGACGTCTATTCGGTGGCGGATGCGGTGGTCTTCGGCAACCTCATGATCTCTCTGCTGAAGCACGCGGATCGGGTCACCTCGGCGAGCCTCGCCCAGCTCGTGAACGTGATCGCGCCGATCATGACCGAGCCGAGCGGGCCGGCCTGGCGTCAGACGACGTTCTTCCCGTTCGCCCTCACGTCGCGCCTCGCGCAGGGCTCGGCGCTGGAGCTCAAGCTCGACGCACCCGAGTACGACAGCGCCCGGTACGGGAGCGTGCCGCTCGTCGACGCCGTCGCGACGCACGACGCCTCGACGGGCAC
This genomic window contains:
- a CDS encoding carbohydrate ABC transporter permease, whose protein sequence is MSVTIGIRRSRRAADRWLLTVAALVVTALVLLPIVIIAATAFKPAAEINAYPPTLLAAEWTLDNFARIFRDLPFGRLFVNSFVFAGGVTLCALLFDSLAAYALARIDFAGSRLLLIVIVASLMIPFQATLIPVYQLVAQFGWVNTFAGMIIPRAADAFGIFFLRQFFVSLPRDLDNAARIDGAGEFRIFRSIVLPNAVPALLTLGIFTFVNNWNDLLWPLVMTTAPEMGTITSGLTLLTGPSGIIPYGTMMAGSLIAVLPLAVIFLIMQRRFIESVATTGLK
- a CDS encoding carbohydrate ABC transporter permease, which gives rise to MSVITRPPRRRAVYRPPAPLGGRPGTRRGQARIALAFLLPALVILLLFVGWPMVSALRLSFTDASGLGGENWVGLANYVRIFTDPRILGTLVTTAYYTVLFAPLAIAAALLLAMLLNNRRLFARGFFRTALFLPFVVSLAVAAFAWTYLIDPQVGLVSYWLQGLGIHLGNALQDPALAMPTVVLVAVWKSFGFYMVIFIAGLQEIPASLYEAATIDGAGPWRRFTNVTLPQLNNTLAFVVVFAMIAALQAFDQIYVMTGGGPYRTTQTVVMEIYDKGFKQLDLGLATALSYVLLAATLILSLIQFRFFGRREGDIA
- a CDS encoding LacI family DNA-binding transcriptional regulator, producing the protein MNPIPTMQDVARLAGVSTKTVSNVINDRPYVSAETRDRVHAAIAQLDYKLNLAARNLRSGRSGVIGLAVPTLTVAYFAELAEAVIDAAEQHQLAVQIARTGDAAREREFLASARLQHVDGLILSPMDHRSEELEAVDLSVPTVVLGDHPVGGAAVYVSSDQRGAAQLATSHLIRIGCRRIAALGARSSVPGGAGALRLQGYRDALHTAGIPYDAGLVVEADVWDRADGASAMHQLIERGAAFDSVFAFNDSLALGAMRTLEDNGLRVPGDVSVIGIDNVTEARYSVPSLTTVDLGGSKIAETAVRLLAEQLSNPESAPEHRVLIDFALVERESTAH
- a CDS encoding ABC transporter substrate-binding protein — encoded protein: MKRIHAAGAVATALAIAGLSLTGCSGASPAQGGPVTLTFWHGYTEADGKVLDKIVADFNAHQKKVRIKTVTKTWAVIGDTLLTALSAKQGPDLVALPAENLPIYAGKHAFQKLDDLYATSAVSGASLNPNAVDMVKVDGAAYGAPLGFVPLSVIYNKTLFQKAGITSFPTTWDEWVADAEKLTVDTNGDGTPEQYGLALPDHATVGNGVWPSLFYAGGGDLVKGSKSVIDSASNIDTLTFWAKAVQERKISPTGLDGIASDKLFSSGKAAMEVGGPWMASVATENKIDYGIAGIPEGPKGQAASAIGISAAVTSQASAAQKAGAEEFLAYLYSKPVATAWSLGSGWPPLRTDIPASDVSSNPVVAALTPLTPAARPLLPGVASSSDVLAALDEATQKALAGGDPAAVLKAASTTAQTALDK
- a CDS encoding family 1 glycosylhydrolase, with the translated sequence MTATDDTGTANRWFADGALHLGLGIEDTFVPQGGPGARPIDEYELTEHYVRWREDIDLAADVGAEFLRWGIPWHRVNPAPGEWDWDWTDRVLGRMSEHGIRPVVDLLHYGTPLWLERQFAHPDYSRRVAEYAVAVAERYGDAVTDYTPVNEPMIHVLFCGEYGYWPPYLTGQEGATRLAMAIADGFARTQHGIRDVLGERAVFVHVDASMRYVGDVEAAEHRETAARLRHQAFLVEDLVTGRVDDRHPLAAMLLSNGADPALLGEFIRNPARPDVMGVNYYPRHSTEVFEAGVHHAGGFADPRPTRDDGVAGLREMIDEYARRYGAPVMVTETCVTGSAEERIGWLRESVDEVARMRRSGTPVVGYTWWPLFDMYEWTYRHGTGPRAEHLLTMGLFDLVESAEGLRRERTPVADAFHALARASQRAVATPS
- a CDS encoding alpha-N-arabinofuranosidase, which gives rise to MLTARLTIDPHFTVGTVQRRLFGGFVEHLGRHVYDGIYEPGHPTADADGFRADVIELVRELGVSTIRYPGGNFVSGFRWEDSVGPRAERPRRLDLAWHSTETNEVGLHEFDAWLQKVGSDLMLAVNLGTRGTSEALDLLEYANIPAGTARAEERKRNGRTEPFAVEMWCLGNEMDGPWQLGHRSADDYGKLAARTARAMRMLDPRVKLVVCGSSSAHMPTFGEWERTVLTHTYDDVDFISCHAYYEEHDGDLASFLASAVDMDRFIETVVATADHVGAVRGSSKKIDISFDEWNVWYSSRFENVDKIEGIDEWPVAPRLLEDVYSVADAVVFGNLMISLLKHADRVTSASLAQLVNVIAPIMTEPSGPAWRQTTFFPFALTSRLAQGSALELKLDAPEYDSARYGSVPLVDAVATHDASTGTGAVFLVNRSTEEPVTVAVDIASLGAVTLRESHTLADTDVYAKNTLSAPERVAPRSNDSVRIIEGELTVTLPPVSWTALGLDLV